The Vitis vinifera cultivar Pinot Noir 40024 chromosome 7, ASM3070453v1 genomic interval gttgggaacctagTTTGTAGGGCAAACAGAAGCTTCCAGTTTTAACTTTTTAACCTTGAATTCCAGTTCCAATCCACCTGCCAAAACATCCCAGCATTCAATCATTTCAAGAAACAAACATTGTAATTATCTGGTTCTAAGAAGCCCTAGGTAAGGAGAACCCAAAAAACTTATGGCAGTTGCAGGCGCTTCTGCtgatctttttatttcttttcatcatAATAACGTCAATAGAATATTTCTGGATATAGATTTCCTCATTCCAAGAACATTTAACTTAAAACCTGCTGCAACAATGTAACATAAAAATTGAGGCAACTTCTCTCAGCTGGTTGCTGTTTCACATTATGGTTGCAGGTGACATCTATGGACTCTtagcataaatataaaaaaaatggcaatctTCTAGTTTCCAGATAAGAAAATGTGGCAAATGGCAATCTAGATACATTTTTCGAGCTTTCAAATTTCAGTACCACTTAAGAGTCCAATTTCTACTAGTCTAAAGGATAGTTGATCGAGTTAGGAATTGTGAAATCCAAATCATTTTGGATGAATGAAGCCAAGAAAACAGCATAAAAACACTCTGGGTTAGGAATTACCTGGATAACTCAGCGGTTGAAAGTGCAGGAATTACACTGCATGGCAGGTAAAACAACCGCCCAGGGAACCCTTCTGGACATTCTTGCGGAAGGATGCAACCTTGTGGGAAGTCTTGGAATCCTGATTGGCCTGGCTTTCTGATATTGAGCTTCTCATTTCTTCAGCTTTCATCTCAGCCATTCTCAGCTTACTCAGGATCTTATCCATAGATGCTGCTCTCTTCTTCTCAAGTTTCATCTGGACCAAACCTCTGAAGTTAGTAAAGATCAAACCTTTGAATGCACCTGCCTCTAGGGAATTATTTTTGTAGCATATATCACAAAGTAGAACTAGAACCAAGAACAgaaaaagaagaacaagaaaattAGATCAGAAGAACACTTTCTGCATGGAAAATATGGATTATCAAGAAATGCCTTGGTAATTTCTCTAAATCGTTTATTATCATCATGTTGAGTATGGGTGAACCTCGAGTTTCTGTATTGCTGCTTCAGCTTTTGCCTTCTGCAGGTTCTCCCATGCAGTGATCTTGGCTTCCTCTCTTTTGAGCCTGCACAAGACATAAAAACCAATATGACTATGGTCTCTTCCACGAATCTATTTACAATTGATTCAACTGCAAAGCTTCAGTAAGAATGAAAACCTTGATGGCTACTACTTTGGTTTAACTGAATCCAAATGCTCAGTAGTATGCAGTTTCTAGGTAATGATCTATACACTTCATTGAAGCAGTACAAACATAATTGAAAATCCATGTGGAATGTGACCAAAATCTTGGAAGCTATATgctatcaattaaaaaaaaacagagagttGTTCACTCTAacagaaaattttcaatcttcTAACTGTccaaattattttgataaatcaaGTTCTTTCTAATATGAGCCCAATTACTTGATCATCATGAGAAAGGTTCAGTTAACTCACAGTCAGTTCAACCAAGTGGTTAAGGGTTAAAGCTAATATAATGATTCATATTTTGGCAATAATTTTATCAAGGAATataagtgttttattagtgtgGTATgtagttgaggaaaaaaaaatgcaaagaaaagatTCATACTTCAAAATGTTCTTCGATGGCTCTGCTATATCCCAAGATGAGGCTTGAGCTTCCGCAGCATTTTTATCCGTTTCCTCAACATCTGGGGGAGCCCTCATAGTCGTTTTTGCTCCATGCTTCTTGGACCACCTTATCATAGTGACTCCTTTGTCCACTTGCACATCCCTGACTTCCGATTTAACAGAATGGGTCTGTTGTTCCAAAGTAGGCAGCAAGGGAGAAGGGGGAAATGAAAACCTGTCTTTGGGGGATGAATGGGTGTTACTGTCAGGGCTCATTTGAGTGGCTATATCTCGTCGTGAAACAACTGGAGAAACCATGGTTTCTGCATCCTTGGAGCCACCAAGCTTCTCATCTGTGTATTTGATCCAACATTTACAAGCTAACTTCAGAATTATTGTTTGTAAAGACAAAATTATGCACCATTTAGAAACAAACAGGTCTCTGGACCAGCATTAAATTGAATCAGTCTATGCAGTCTTGTTCTTTCAAAAGTATGTAAGGAGTCCATTTATTTATCATCCCAACCCTAGTTTATTATAAGGAAATTTTAGGAGTTCAAGAAATGACTTCATTTCTATTTCATTCAGGTGATTATAGTGCTGTATTGCTGTCAAACTTATCAGCTTGCTAGCTGAAATGCCATGAAAAACACACTGAACTAATTCTACTTCCATAGGATATCCAAAAACCCACTGGATATTCAGCACTAACTCTTCTTATTCTCAATATGCATAACCAAAAATTAATTCTTCCAAATCACTCTTAGGCTACGCACAGCAAACCAGGTTTATATCATAAGCTCCATAAATTATTGAAACTAGTCAAGAACCAGTCTACACGACTCTTTAATCAATGGATTTCTACAGATGCATGATCTAATCTAACCACAGCCTCTCAGTCTATGGTCATAGGCAGTCAAAGGTCACTGGTCTGTGAATTTTATTTACATGGCCTCTAGGAGGTGAACCAAGCAACTTTAATTGGGTCTTCTGGGGGCATAAATAAGATAATGTAAAGCCAAAATCGGCTAACGGGTATCGTAAGATAATTGAGAAGAGCAGATCTCATTATCAATTAAAGAACCTTTGGAAAATGGTCATTCAAATATGGACTAATACATCAAACCATGTGGTAGAACATATGCATTGCCTTAACTGCCACTCCGTATGCAATTCTTAAGGAAGATGATCACGAATTCATGATCAATCCTGTAATTATTCCAATGCCTGGAAAACATGGAACTATACTTGTGAATGCAGAGCAAGAGATCCTTAGACCTGAAAACCAAGTGAAGAACATTATACCTTGGGAGTTGGGCGATGAGGATTCACTTAGAAAATCAGACCATCCGGGTATACTAATTGAGCGTTCCATACTATGTTCGTTTGGCACAGGATGTGGCTGTCCCCCATTGCCGGCACCGTAGTGAAGAGAAAGGCCTTCTGCTACCATCACTCCTGTGGAGAAAGGGGAAGATGGCCCCATGAAATTCCTCACACCCCCACCATCAAACACTGGCATTGCAGGCGAATAATTGGGATTATAGGCAACCCCTGGGAGTCCAAGGGGACCGCTCTTTGACTTGGGTCGTCTCTGAGGCTGAGCAAGTGAGCTCTTGTTAACACTATACCCTGAAACCGGGCTAGAAATCCACCTCTCTGCATCTTCCCATTTGGAAGGCAATGCCCTTCCGCTATTGAATGGCATCAATGTAGAACCGCCGATATACCTTCTTCCACTATTCACCGATGGGGGTACTCGTTCTGAGCTCCAACCCTTTGGAACTCCCCCACTGCCATCACCATAATTGGATGTTCCAGGGCTTGGAAATGAACCCAAATTGTGGGAAGTTACTGCACTTTTCTTCATTATTCTCCCGGATGGTTCAAATCttagccaaacatgtcttgaCCTATCTGGTCTCCTTCCTTGCACTCCGTCTCGAATCTGAAGGAAAAGAAGAGGAATTCCAGTTAAAAATATCCCATTTCCCTTGTTTggagaaaaaaacaagaaggGTTTGAAGGGAGTGATAAGTTAACACTTAACAGTCATGTAAATGACagaaagcaagaaaataaaCGCAAGAATTTTCTTAGAAATCTACGCAAAAGCAATCAACTTTTCTAATATATGCACCCAAGGTCCAAGATAACTAGCTGtagattttaggattttttttctacattttaGGTGGGGTTACTGGCAGGGTAGATTTGATGGGATCATCTGGACCACCCAATGGTTGATTAACCTCAGATACTGCCAAAATCTTAGATCAAATCGACGACTTAAACGCACAGTTGTGGACGAATTTCACATTAAAGATTATTTGAAGCTTGAATGTCAAAAACATTCAATCATCAATCTTTGTCAGACCAGATGTGTAAACTTTATCGTTTTCTatgtcataaattttaaaaaatctcacgTCTCACCACTGCAGAGCATTTAAATAAAGCAAACCAACCCCTAGTATGAACACAAGAAAAGtcagaaaacaagtgaaaaatattcaagaaataCTGAATGGGTTCTGTTTGTGATCCATTTGGATGATTGAGTGATCATAAGGTACCCTCAGTACCAGAACCTGAGAAGAATTTGAAACTTGTGAAGTGCCCAGTTGGGTCTGGTCGGTTTGTAATTTTCTCCACTTCCAAAATGAAGGTCTTAGCGTCTGAAAATAAACTTGTACCAAATTCCACTACCCATTGCTGGAAATCATTAAAGCTTTCAGCTTTCCCATTCAAAATTTGGTTAATTATGGATGGTATTGGCAGCTTTGTAAGGAATTATATCACACCACCCACAGGTCGAATAGGCATAGAGGTAATATTGTTTTGTGGGATATtaacaaaaatggttaaattattaaaatgccAATCACAATCCTTAACCTTCTCCTTTACATTTCCTTTTTCCCCCTTAGGAAGGTCACCATCACCGACATTCACTGATTGATACAATAGTTTATTCTTCGCTTCATGAATGAAGTTTCCTCACTCTACAAGCAATATGTCATTTATCCCAAGAACTTGAGTGGTGACTGCAAGTTGCTTGTTGAGAATTGAGCCCCCCACCTTCCGTTATTTACGTGTGGAATCCACCTACTCCGACCTCTCCCAAAGGTGTCAAGGCGGAGGCCTAGCCCGTTGACTCCACCACAGTCCACAGCCACCTGACATCCTCCGACCTCTGCATTTGTCCATTTTTTATTGGGATAAAAAACCTCACTTGGAGAGTGAGTGGGAAGATGTGATGGATTCCAGTGagttaaatgaaaaatatttgggTTAGAACATCATCTATGTTTACAATTTTTGGGTCAtgtttggatttgttttttaaaattattttaaattttaattaaaagtgGAGAaagttatcatttttaaaaaagaaaaaaaaatggaatctctatcagttccttttttttttgggtgttcTAAGTCCTTGAGTGCTTATAATGGTAGGTTTATTACCTAACCATTTAGGAGTTGAAGGTGTAACAATTTCCATTCATTCAATTCCAAATAAGATTTTCTCTTGCACTTCTATCAATATTTTGTCCAGTTAGGCAGTTCCTAACTTTGTAAGAAAATGGTTACATTACAGTCATTTCATGATCGTTTACTATTCTAGAGATGTGATGATAAGACTTTATGAGAGGTTTCAACGCTATTACAGGACGAGTTGAACTTCGATTGGCTcgtgatttttaaaatgttaaagcATAACGGCCACAGAAGCATCAACATCTGTgggatattttaattttccgTGGGCCAACAGAAGAGTGCCACATGGCCTTCGGAATCTCCAGAATTAGAGCACCATATAATTTCTGAACCTTAAAATTCATGGATTGGCTTAAAATTCATGGATTGGCTGAAAATTCAGATTACCCCACACCCACTATTTCTCTCTCCATCCCTCTTCCATGTATTTGTTCTCAGCATTTCTTCACTCGGGAAAATAGAACAAAAGAATAGAGGtcccttttgtttcctttcaTCATTTTCTCCACACAAGAATGGCTTCAGCAGTGTTTTATAGTTCAGTGCAGCCTTCGATTTTCTCAAGAACCCACATCCCAATTCCAATTTCGAAAGACTCCTTTGAAGAGTTCGGCCACTCTATCAACTATAAGCACTACTTCAGAAGCAACCCATGTGGGCAAAAGAAGAGGGTGGCACAGGTCAAAGCTACTTTGGCTGAAGCCACACCAGCGCCGCCGGCGCCGTCGCTGCCGAGTAAGAAGGTTCGGATACTTGTGGCCGGAGGTGGGATTGGTGGGCTGGTTTTGGCGCTGGCAGCGAAGAAGAAGGGTTTTGATGTGGTGGTGTTTGAGAAAGACATGAGTGCAATTAGGGGAGAGGGTCAGTACAGGGGTCCAATTCAGATACAGAGTAATGCATTGGCGGCTTTGGAAGCTGTTGATATGGAGGTTGCTGAGGAGGTTATGAGGGCTGGCTGCATCACTGGTGACCGGATTAATGGGCTGGTTGATGGGGTTTCTGGTGATTGGTAAGTTCTTTTCACTTTGCTTTTCAATGGgcgttttttctttcctttcctttcctatgaatttctatatatttgatttatcgTTCCTCGATTCTTGAATCACTCTTTTAAAAGAACTGACAACAGTTTTTTTGGGTTGTTGATGAAGAATTATGACTCAGAAAGGCATCATAAAGTGACCGAATGGATTTGGGGATGCTTTAAAACAATGATTTAGTGAAGTCTAGTTGTAGATATTGAGGATGCTTGAACCATAACTAGCGACAgtatatattctaaaaaatttttttagtagGACTGACTCTGCATCTAAATGTGAATTTGGTCTGGTCAATTGTGTTTTAAGACTTAAAAGttagaatgaaaatagaaaacagtatGTGAATTTTAGCAAAGCCTAGGAAAGCTAACTTACGCCCTGGGGTTCATTGGTGGCGGTAAGCTGACTTTAATAGTCATCTTGACTGAAAAGTGATTACAAATTCACCAAATAAGGTGGTAGCTGAAAGCATACAACTCGGTGATAGTTCTATCAGAGAAAGCTATTTTGGGAGTTACATCCAATGTGTTTTTGGCTTAAGTCATCTGTTGGGACTGGAGTGAACTCAAGATATACTGGGTTTAACGTGATAGAATTCATTTGGAGTAAATTGTTGAAGGATGACAATGTAAGAAAACCTATCTAGTCACTAATGGTTCAGGGATACGGCACAAAGTACCAACTGCCATCCTGCACTGTAGATGGAGGTTGTGGACAAACCCAATACCACCATAAGAGGTATTACATGAGGCTTGTGTCAAGGTGAGAGTTATTATTACGAAATTGTTATTTAAACAAACttggaaaataaaatgtataaattgaGGTCTAATTGGATGATTCAAAGGTAGAGAGGCATCACCCAGGATTACAGCTTCATGCTCTTGTAGCAGTTGAAgttattttttggttgaatggGTGTCTTACAAATttaaatgtcttttttttttttttttaatgccaaAAAAGGACAAAATTTTACATTAGAAAGGGACATGGCCCTAACCAAAGGAGTTAAAGGACTCCCtgggaatttttaaattttgggaaTGATTTTGCAAGGTAGAAAAGTAGTTTAATTCCCGGGGATTTCTGTTTAGCCTGGTTTGTTGAAGAAGGCAGAGTATCTGTGCTGTTGGTAGTGGTCACTCCTTGGGAAGAAAATTCAGTGGCTAGTTTTATCACCAGACTTTCATAGCCTTTCTGGTTCAGATGCTGAGATTTTTTGGTCTTAGGAGGATATCAATTTGGCTTGGTCAAGCTGAACAATTTGCTTTGTTTGGAAAAACTCCTAAGGGTCTCAATTCAGGTGTTTGAGGAGTTAGAAGATAGAAGCTAGGAAGGGTCTCAAGGGCACTTGTTTGTCTAAGAGCGATAGGGTAGTGTATTCTGACTGCTTGGATACTGCCTGGTACTTTCACCTAGAAGGGGAAGTTCCTAGAATTGCTTTTAAGATTTATGAACAAACTCTCTAGAAGTAACAACACTTGCAAgcattgtaaattttttttatagatttttcattttataattttattctgGCTGCAAAATATTTATAGTATACTGAAGAGGGGAAGCACTTTATGGTTTAGCATGTTTGCTGCTTAGTCTGCTCAAGTGGACAGGCTCACAAATGGTTCCAGTTTGCTTTTTGAACAAATATAACACATGAAATGCATGTCAGCCTCTCATTGGAAATTCACCTGTGCTCCTAAGCATACAGAAATGCTCATGCTGGCTATCTTAAGATTAGTCAGAAAAGCAATCAGGTTATGAAGAGGCCAAACTTTGCAAATCACAGTGTATTTGaagaaaaaggataaaaatatacTCTTAGTTTGAGTTTTCAGAATCGCTTCATAAACAATTGTTGTTTCTAGCTGCCTTCTCTAAGAATTTCAGCTTATAAATGTCTAGTCGCACAAACTGATGCATAGTTGAGTATCAGGTATGTCAAGTTTGATACATTCACTCCTGCGGCAGAACGGGGGCTTCCTGTCACCAGAGTTATTAGCCGAATGACTTTGCAGCAAATCCTGGCTCGTGCAGTAGGGGAAGATATCATTATGAATGGCAGTAATGTTGTTGATTTTGAAGATGATGGAAATAAGGTAATCTGCTGTTAAGCTAGATGATGGTGCAtgtttactttctttctttctttctttctttcttttttagttataaGTTAATCCTGGTTTAAGATGGTGAATATCATTTGATTGTCTTGGCTgtatgtttgaatttgatattctATTCTTTTGTGCTCTTGATCTATCAAGTTTAGGTTACTGTCATCCTTGAGAATGGACAACGTTATGAAGGTGATCTTCTTATCGGTGCTGATGGAATATGGTCAAAGGTATTATATTTGAACCTGTATGTACCTCAGTCTGTTTAATAGATTCTTTTACTTAGCAATAAAAACGCATTATACACATCACATGCATGAAGGGGGCTGGGACATTTCAGTTCATGGGAAAAGCTATCTTGTGCCTGATTTGACCAAATGGCcaataaaatttggtatatcatttttctttctccttcttaatttttaacaaattctATCACCCAGTTGCCACAATTAGTAGGTAAAATGCACATGGCTAAAACAGAAGAAATATGCATATGCAATATATGCCTTTGATACTGTATTGTAAATTTCCTCCATCTTAACATTTTAGATCATGGTTTTTCCCCTGGTGAATAGGTGAGAAAGAGTTTGTTTGGGCCTAAGGAAGCCACATACTCAGGCTACACTTGCTACACTGGCATTGCAGATTTTGTGCCTGCTGATATTGACTCTGTTGGGTatgttatattttgattttctcttaCATTTCAGCTTTTCCATCTTCTTCGACTTCTCTATGCTGTAAGATATTTTTTCCGTATTTGGACCAAACAGAACTTTATTTTCTGTCTTTTATCTAATCAGACTGCATGAAGAACATGCTAATTTGAACTTATCTTTTGAAGGTACCGGGTATTTTTGGGACACAAACAATACTTCGTGTCTTCAGATGTGGGTGCAGGAAAAATGCAGTGGTATGCATTTTACAATGAACCAGCTGGTGGTGTTGATGGTCCTGAAGGTAGACACTCTTATGCATGAACTTTGTAGTTTCAGTATGAGTATATTCTGCTGGAAATTCTATTAAATGACTATAGTGTCCACAAAAATAGATTATAATTCCCAGTAAACATCTTGGAATACCATTGAGAACGGTATATATTTCTGACTCAGAAGCAACTAGAATGCCTCttagaatatgaaatatgattgCATCTACTAAATACAAAGTAATTAAGCTACAAGATGGAAGAAATCAACTAACTGAAGTGAATATAGTTCCAAGGTAATGGAAAAGTTAACAAGACATAGGAATACGTGattataaaattgattctaagcACAGATGCTTGCTACATGGTGATTATACCAGAGAGATGGTACTATAGATAAGGACTTGCTTGCAGAAAATGGATAATTAAACAAACTATTTCTTCCCTTGATGATTGTGTTGCTACAATTGTCCATCTTTTAGACTTTAAAAATGCACACTTTAACAGAGGATTTGACCCTAGTAGAATAGCTGGTATCAGAAAAACCTTCTTGTAACCATCCCCAAATAGTTGCAGATGACATTCTTATGTATATCTAATGTTATCTAAATTACTTTTTGGCAGGTAAGAAGGAAAGGTTGCTTAAAATATTTGGTGGCTGGTGTGATAATGTAATTGATCTCATACTTGCCACGGATGAAGAAGCAATTCTTCGACGTGACATATATGACCGGACACCCACCTTTACTTGGGGAAGGGGCCGTGTAACCTTGCTTGGGGATTCAGTCCATGCCATGCAACCAAATATGGGTCAAGGGGGATGCATGGCGATTGAGGTATGCCTTGTGCTGTATTCTGCCAACAATACCTTTTTTATCCCCTTCAAGGAGGAACACCCCATGAATTGGAACATTTTATGCTAATTTTTTGCAGCAGCAAAGATCATATGACATAACaagccttttttatttatttattcctgaATTTTATACATcgaatatttttttccttgtttcataattttcatgtaGAAACTTCtttgtcatatatttttaacatgctTATAGTTCTCATTTTTAACTGTTTAGTTGTCTCAGGAACTTAATGAATATTCCTTTTTTAAATAGAGATTATGATCAAGACCAAATGATTCAATTCAAACCACTTCAATAATGATAAATCCTTTTTTAACTATTTACTTCACTCTTACAGGATAGCTATCAGCTTGCAATGGAACTTGATAAAGCCTGGGAACAAAGCATCAAATCAGGGACTCCTATTGATGTTGTTTCTTGCCTAAAGAGGTAACTATAATTCACTTAAATAGTCCAAAAGAAAAGTATGTGTCAGGGTTGATACTTCTTAATCACTCGAGAATTAAACAACTTGAGAACGGaaagaaaatttaggaaataattgGGAGGTGGCCAGAAGAATAGTGCACTTAAAGCTTGGGAGGACATTTGACACATGTATCATTTGATGAGTTGTAATTATGAATTCCAGACCAGAGATTTGTGCCATTGAGTTAATTAATAGGTCCAGGAGAACAAGTGTGACTTAAAAATGTAAAGGGTTTTGGTTgtttgtttcttcatttttcacCCTGGATCGCCTGTTGTGGCAACTTTCTGAATAGCGTTCCAACTTGTAATACATTACATCTGTACATGTTTTATATCAGTATGCAGTAGAAACCTTAAGCAACCATAAATGTGTTTCCTTCAGGTTTTGattgaattatttattatttactcAGTCAGGTGACTCACAGCTTCTGGTTTTTATTTCCCACAGCTATGAGAAGGCTAGAAGAATACGAGTTGCCGTTATCCATGGAATGGCAAGAATGGCTGCAATTATGGCTTCAACTTACAAGGCTTATTTGGGTGTAGGACTTGGTCCATTGTCGGTAGGTATTTTTTATGATGGCAAACAAATAAACTAGAATTGATATTTCCATGGGAGTTATGTGTGCATACTGATGATGGCTTATACCCCTGATCTTGCAGTTTTTGACAAAACTCAGGATCCCACATCCTGGGAGAGTTGGTGGGAGATTTTTTATTGACATAGCAATGCCTTTAATGCTGAGTTGGGTCCTAGGTGGTAACAGGTAAATCTTAGTTTCTTTTAGCTCTTATATTGATTTTCTCTCTATATTTTCATCATGGAGAATCTTACGACTATTTATTAGAATCATAGTTTTAGATCGTATTGCATTTAAACTATTTTAATGTATTTCAAAGCTTATGACATATTAGAAATTTCATGATACTGCTGATAcagtttttttcaatttcttcaatatttgaaaacttCCTGGATCTCATGGTGAGCCCTAGGATGCACTTGTTGCACTTTTAAACTTTTATACTTTTATAGTTTTACATGCATTTCCATAAAGAACATGGTAGACCTCTAGGTCATGGAGTTTCCACTAAAAGGAAATGTTCTTGACACAGTTATATGTTCTCAAACATCAATCTATTAATGAGAAATTACATTGGCTTTTGCAGTTCAAAACTTGAAGGGAGGCCACCATCTTGCAGACTCTCAGATAAAGTATGTTGCTAAGTGCTACCTGCTAAGAATTCAGCATTGTCACTTTAAAACCATTTCACATATGATTCTTTGTATTactgataattttttaaattgtgatCTGGTCTGAAACCTAATATCTGTTGAATAATTGATGAAGGCAAGTGATCAATTACGGAGATGGTTTGAAGATGATGATGCTCTGGAGCGTGCTATTGGTGGAGAGTATGTATAATGAGCCTAAAATCTGTGAATGTCATCCCTCTTGTATTCCCTAGTCATGTAAATCTGGTGTAGTATTTTGTTCACTCATGTCAATCCTTTTATTTTGTAGGTGGTTCCTTTTGCCATCAGGAGAGAGTGGATTACAACCTATTTGTTTGAGTAAGGATGAGAACAAACCCTGCATAATCGGGTATGTTTTTAACTGTAAATTCTTCATCTTTCAATTTATTGACCTATCTATTTATTTGCAAGGAAAACTATATGGTGCAAATTGGGTGTAATATACAACAGGCTAAAGGGCATGGTACTTGTGACAGATTCAGAATATTCAATATCTGACTCTAGTCCATTGTTACATGCCACAAAGGGACTGGGGAGTTTTCTGTTTTCGGATCACAGATTGAATCATATCCTAAATTTCCCACTAGATTGTGTTGTTGTATTGGCATCCACTATATAGTACCTTTGGTTCATTCATTTTCCCCTCATGTGAAGTAGTTTTGGCTTATCACTGTGATGCAGGAGTGTGTCCCATACGGATTTTCCTGGAATATCAACAGTCATACCTTCACCCAAGGTGATTTAGCAAgatgttttcttctcctttcttttgTTGATGAGGAAGTAACCCACTTCTCCTACTTCTGTTTTCAGGGTTAACCAACCATGGTTTTCTTATCTCAGGTTTCCAAAATGCACGCTCGAATTAGTTGTAAGGATGGTGCCTTTTTCCTAACCGATTTGCAGAGTGAACATGGTACCTGGATCACTGAGTAAGTAACGGAGAACATGATATGCTTCGTAATCTGTTGATTTTCACAAAGAGTATATTCCCTACAAGATTTTACTTCCTTAAAATGTGCAGTAATGTGGGGAGGCGGCAACGGGTGTCTCCAAATTTTCCTACTCGATTCCATCCATCAGAAGTGATTGATTTTGGTTCTGAAAAGGTGGGTAATGATTCCTAAACTAGTTTCTACCTCATCAATCCTATCGTATGTCTACTGAGTTTGGGAAATATAACTCCTACAAGTAATGTCCAGGCTTCATTTCGAGTCAAGGTGGTGAGGACTCCCCCAGACAATGCAGCTAAGAACGAAGAGAGCAAGCTCTTCCAGGCGGTTTGAGGATCATCAGCTTGTAATTTTTCCGGCTACACAGTCTGTACAGCAATTGTTTAGAGCAGTGGAGCAATGCTGAGCTGCCGCATGTACAATATATAGGGATCGCCATCCAAGCAGAAAGCATCATTATTAcacaaggggaaaaaaaaaagccattaAAATCATTGAGTTAGAGATGGTACTTCCAATCTCAATTTGTCTTTTTCAAGACTATATGAATgtaaaaaaacataatcaacCCTAACAGTACTCAAAATCTTCGGTCAGTCAATTTGCCCAAGTGTTAGTTCACCTTCAAGCTTGGCCCAAGAGCCTATATGTTCCTATCCACTGATCATGGGTCTGGTCTGAC includes:
- the LOC100252502 gene encoding uncharacterized protein LOC100252502 isoform X3, yielding MKKSAVTSHNLGSFPSPGTSNYGDGSGGVPKGWSSERVPPSVNSGRRYIGGSTLMPFNSGRALPSKWEDAERWISSPVSGYSVNKSSLAQPQRRPKSKSGPLGLPGVAYNPNYSPAMPVFDGGGVRNFMGPSSPFSTGVMVAEGLSLHYGAGNGGQPHPVPNEHSMERSISIPGWSDFLSESSSPNSQDEKLGGSKDAETMVSPVVSRRDIATQMSPDSNTHSSPKDRFSFPPSPLLPTLEQQTHSVKSEVRDVQVDKGVTMIRWSKKHGAKTTMRAPPDVEETDKNAAEAQASSWDIAEPSKNILKLKREEAKITAWENLQKAKAEAAIQKLEMKLEKKRAASMDKILSKLRMAEMKAEEMRSSISESQANQDSKTSHKVASFRKNVQKGSLGGCFTCHAV
- the LOC100252502 gene encoding uncharacterized protein LOC100252502 isoform X1; the protein is MITQSSKWITNRTHSIRDGVQGRRPDRSRHVWLRFEPSGRIMKKSAVTSHNLGSFPSPGTSNYGDGSGGVPKGWSSERVPPSVNSGRRYIGGSTLMPFNSGRALPSKWEDAERWISSPVSGYSVNKSSLAQPQRRPKSKSGPLGLPGVAYNPNYSPAMPVFDGGGVRNFMGPSSPFSTGVMVAEGLSLHYGAGNGGQPHPVPNEHSMERSISIPGWSDFLSESSSPNSQDEKLGGSKDAETMVSPVVSRRDIATQMSPDSNTHSSPKDRFSFPPSPLLPTLEQQTHSVKSEVRDVQVDKGVTMIRWSKKHGAKTTMRAPPDVEETDKNAAEAQASSWDIAEPSKNILKLKREEAKITAWENLQKAKAEAAIQKLEMKLEKKRAASMDKILSKLRMAEMKAEEMRSSISESQANQDSKTSHKVASFRKNVQKGSLGGCFTCHAV
- the LOC100252502 gene encoding uncharacterized protein LOC100252502 isoform X2; translated protein: MTIRDGVQGRRPDRSRHVWLRFEPSGRIMKKSAVTSHNLGSFPSPGTSNYGDGSGGVPKGWSSERVPPSVNSGRRYIGGSTLMPFNSGRALPSKWEDAERWISSPVSGYSVNKSSLAQPQRRPKSKSGPLGLPGVAYNPNYSPAMPVFDGGGVRNFMGPSSPFSTGVMVAEGLSLHYGAGNGGQPHPVPNEHSMERSISIPGWSDFLSESSSPNSQDEKLGGSKDAETMVSPVVSRRDIATQMSPDSNTHSSPKDRFSFPPSPLLPTLEQQTHSVKSEVRDVQVDKGVTMIRWSKKHGAKTTMRAPPDVEETDKNAAEAQASSWDIAEPSKNILKLKREEAKITAWENLQKAKAEAAIQKLEMKLEKKRAASMDKILSKLRMAEMKAEEMRSSISESQANQDSKTSHKVASFRKNVQKGSLGGCFTCHAV
- the ZEP gene encoding zeaxanthin epoxidase (The RefSeq protein has 1 substitution compared to this genomic sequence); translated protein: MASAVFYSSVQPSIFSRTHIPIPISKDSFEEFGHSINYKHYFRSNPCGQKKRVAQVKATLAEATPAPPAPSLPSKKVRILVAGGGIGGLVLALAAKKKGFDVVVFEKDMSAIRGEGQYRGPIQIQSNALAALEAVDMEVAEEVMRAGCITGDRINGLVDGVSGDWYVKFDTFTPAAERGLPVTRVISRMTLQQILARAVGEDIIMNGSNVVDFEDDGNKVTVILENGQRYEGDLLIGADGIWSKVRKSLFGPKEATYSGYTCYTGIADFVPADIDSVGYRVFLGHKQYFVSSDVGAGKMQWYAFYNEPAGGVDGPEGKKERLLKIFGGWCDNVIDLILATDEEAILRRDIYDRTPTFTWGRGRVTLLGDSVHAMQPNMGQGGCMAIEDSYQLAMELDKAWEQSIKSGTPIDVVSCLKSYEKARRIRVAVIHGMARMAAIMASTYKAYLGVGLGPLSFLTKLRIPHPGRVGGRFFIDIAMPLMLSWVLGGNSSKLEGRPPSCRLSDKANDQLRRWFEDDDALERAIGGEWFLLPSGESGLQPICLSKDENKPCIIGSVSHTDFPGISTVIPSPKVSKMHARISCKDGAFFLTDLQSEHGTWITDNVGRRQRVSPNFPTRFHPSEVIDFGSEKASFRVKVVRTPPDNAAKNEESKLFQAV